A stretch of Homo sapiens chromosome 12, GRCh38.p14 Primary Assembly DNA encodes these proteins:
- the OAS1 gene encoding 2'-5'-oligoadenylate synthase 1 isoform 10 (isoform 10 is encoded by transcript variant 10): MMDLRNTPAKSLDKFIEDYLLPDTCFRMQINHAIDIICGFLKERCFRGSSYPVCVSKVVKGGSSGKGTTLRGRSDADLVVFLSPLTTFQDQLNRRGEFIQEIRRQLEACQRERAFSVKFEVQAPRWGNPRALSFVLSSLQLGEGVEFDVLPAFDALAHRGVHRPAERGRVLHLLHRTTERLPEAAPHQAQEPHPPSQALVPKCMALPPGLCKKKLGKLPPQYALELLTVYAWERGSMKTHFNTAQGFRTVLELVINYQQLCIYWTKYYDFKNPIIEKYLRRQLTKPRPVILDPADPTGNLGGGDPKGWRQLAQEAEAWLNYPCFKNWDGSPVSSWILLVNLTLVGRRNYTNN, encoded by the exons ATGATGGATCTCAGAAATACCCCAGCCAAATCTCTGGACAAGTTCATTGAAGACTATCTCTTGCCAGACACGTGTTTCCGCATGCAAATCAACCATGCCATTGACATCATCTGTGGGTTCCTGAAGGAAAGGTGCTTCCGAGGTAGCTCCTaccctgtgtgtgtgtccaaGGTGGTAAAG GGTGGCTCCTCAGGCAAGGGCACCACCCTCAGAGGCCGATCTGACGCTGACCTGGTTGTCTTCCTCAGTCCTCTCACCACTTTTCAGGATCAGTTAAATCGCCGGGGAGAGTTCATCCAGGAAATTAGGAGACAGCTGGAAGCCTGTCAAAGAGAGAGAGCATTTTCCGTGAAGTTTGAGGTCCAGGCTCCACGCTGGGGCAACCCCCGTGCGCTCAGCTTCGTACTGAGTTCGCTCCAGCTCGGGGAGGGGGTGGAGTTCGATGTGCTGCCTGCCTTTGATGCCCTGG CTCATCGAGGAGTGCACCGACCTGCAGAAAGAGGGCGAGTTCTCCACCTGCTTCACAGAACTACAGAGAGACTTCCTGAAGCAGCGCCCCACCAAGCTCAAGAGCCTCATCCGCCTAGTCAAGCACTGGTACCAAAATGTATGGCCCTCCCACCAGGCCTG TGTAAGAAGAAGCTTGGGAAGCTGCCACCTCAGTATGCCCTGGAGCTCCTGACGGTCTATGCTTGGGAGCGAGGGAGCATGAAAACACATTTCAACACAGCCCAGGGATTTCGGACGGTCTTGGAATTAGTCATAAACTACCAGCAACTCTGCATCTACTGGACAAAGTATTATGACTTTAAAAACCCCATTATTGAAAAGTACCTGAGAAGGCAGCTCACGAAACCCAG GCCTGTGATCCTGGACCCGGCGGACCCTACAGGAAACTTGGGTGGTGGAGACCCAAAGGGTTGGAGGCAGCTGGCACAAGAGGCTGAGGCCTGGCTGAATTACCCATGCTTTAAGAATTGGGATGGGTCCCCAGTGAGCTCCTGGATTCTGCTG
- the OAS1 gene encoding 2'-5'-oligoadenylate synthase 1 isoform 8 (isoform 8 is encoded by transcript variant 8), whose product MMDLRNTPAKSLDKFIEDYLLPDTCFRMQINHAIDIICGFLKERCFRGSSYPVCVSKVVKGGSSGKGTTLRGRSDADLVVFLSPLTTFQDQLNRRGEFIQEIRRQLEACQRERAFSVKFEVQAPRWGNPRALSFVLSSLQLGEGVEFDVLPAFDALAHRGVHRPAERGRVLHLLHRTTERLPEAAPHQAQEPHPPSQALVPKCMALPPGLCKKKLGKLPPQYALELLTVYAWERGSMKTHFNTAQGFRTVLELVINYQQLCIYWTKYYDFKNPIIEKYLRRQLTKPRPVILDPADPTGNLGGGDPKGWRQLAQEAEAWLNYPCFKNWDGSPVSSWILLMRQRLREVRSLAQGHQLTSGGNGIQAQWTLKPVLMSLC is encoded by the exons ATGATGGATCTCAGAAATACCCCAGCCAAATCTCTGGACAAGTTCATTGAAGACTATCTCTTGCCAGACACGTGTTTCCGCATGCAAATCAACCATGCCATTGACATCATCTGTGGGTTCCTGAAGGAAAGGTGCTTCCGAGGTAGCTCCTaccctgtgtgtgtgtccaaGGTGGTAAAG GGTGGCTCCTCAGGCAAGGGCACCACCCTCAGAGGCCGATCTGACGCTGACCTGGTTGTCTTCCTCAGTCCTCTCACCACTTTTCAGGATCAGTTAAATCGCCGGGGAGAGTTCATCCAGGAAATTAGGAGACAGCTGGAAGCCTGTCAAAGAGAGAGAGCATTTTCCGTGAAGTTTGAGGTCCAGGCTCCACGCTGGGGCAACCCCCGTGCGCTCAGCTTCGTACTGAGTTCGCTCCAGCTCGGGGAGGGGGTGGAGTTCGATGTGCTGCCTGCCTTTGATGCCCTGG CTCATCGAGGAGTGCACCGACCTGCAGAAAGAGGGCGAGTTCTCCACCTGCTTCACAGAACTACAGAGAGACTTCCTGAAGCAGCGCCCCACCAAGCTCAAGAGCCTCATCCGCCTAGTCAAGCACTGGTACCAAAATGTATGGCCCTCCCACCAGGCCTG TGTAAGAAGAAGCTTGGGAAGCTGCCACCTCAGTATGCCCTGGAGCTCCTGACGGTCTATGCTTGGGAGCGAGGGAGCATGAAAACACATTTCAACACAGCCCAGGGATTTCGGACGGTCTTGGAATTAGTCATAAACTACCAGCAACTCTGCATCTACTGGACAAAGTATTATGACTTTAAAAACCCCATTATTGAAAAGTACCTGAGAAGGCAGCTCACGAAACCCAG GCCTGTGATCCTGGACCCGGCGGACCCTACAGGAAACTTGGGTGGTGGAGACCCAAAGGGTTGGAGGCAGCTGGCACAAGAGGCTGAGGCCTGGCTGAATTACCCATGCTTTAAGAATTGGGATGGGTCCCCAGTGAGCTCCTGGATTCTGCTG atgagacaaaggctcagagaggtgaggtcACTTGCTCAAGGACATCAGCTAACAAGTGGTGGAAATGGAATTCAAGCTCAGTGGACTCTAAAGCCAGTGCTCATGTCACTGTGCTAA
- the OAS1 gene encoding 2'-5'-oligoadenylate synthase 1 isoform 2 (isoform 2 is encoded by transcript variant 2): MMDLRNTPAKSLDKFIEDYLLPDTCFRMQINHAIDIICGFLKERCFRGSSYPVCVSKVVKGGSSGKGTTLRGRSDADLVVFLSPLTTFQDQLNRRGEFIQEIRRQLEACQRERAFSVKFEVQAPRWGNPRALSFVLSSLQLGEGVEFDVLPAFDALGQLTGGYKPNPQIYVKLIEECTDLQKEGEFSTCFTELQRDFLKQRPTKLKSLIRLVKHWYQNCKKKLGKLPPQYALELLTVYAWERGSMKTHFNTAQGFRTVLELVINYQQLCIYWTKYYDFKNPIIEKYLRRQLTKPRPVILDPADPTGNLGGGDPKGWRQLAQEAEAWLNYPCFKNWDGSPVSSWILLVRPPASSLPFIPAPLHEA; this comes from the exons ATGATGGATCTCAGAAATACCCCAGCCAAATCTCTGGACAAGTTCATTGAAGACTATCTCTTGCCAGACACGTGTTTCCGCATGCAAATCAACCATGCCATTGACATCATCTGTGGGTTCCTGAAGGAAAGGTGCTTCCGAGGTAGCTCCTaccctgtgtgtgtgtccaaGGTGGTAAAG GGTGGCTCCTCAGGCAAGGGCACCACCCTCAGAGGCCGATCTGACGCTGACCTGGTTGTCTTCCTCAGTCCTCTCACCACTTTTCAGGATCAGTTAAATCGCCGGGGAGAGTTCATCCAGGAAATTAGGAGACAGCTGGAAGCCTGTCAAAGAGAGAGAGCATTTTCCGTGAAGTTTGAGGTCCAGGCTCCACGCTGGGGCAACCCCCGTGCGCTCAGCTTCGTACTGAGTTCGCTCCAGCTCGGGGAGGGGGTGGAGTTCGATGTGCTGCCTGCCTTTGATGCCCTGG GTCAGTTGACTGGCGGCTATAAACCTAACCCCCAAATCTATGTCAAGCTCATCGAGGAGTGCACCGACCTGCAGAAAGAGGGCGAGTTCTCCACCTGCTTCACAGAACTACAGAGAGACTTCCTGAAGCAGCGCCCCACCAAGCTCAAGAGCCTCATCCGCCTAGTCAAGCACTGGTACCAAAAT TGTAAGAAGAAGCTTGGGAAGCTGCCACCTCAGTATGCCCTGGAGCTCCTGACGGTCTATGCTTGGGAGCGAGGGAGCATGAAAACACATTTCAACACAGCCCAGGGATTTCGGACGGTCTTGGAATTAGTCATAAACTACCAGCAACTCTGCATCTACTGGACAAAGTATTATGACTTTAAAAACCCCATTATTGAAAAGTACCTGAGAAGGCAGCTCACGAAACCCAG GCCTGTGATCCTGGACCCGGCGGACCCTACAGGAAACTTGGGTGGTGGAGACCCAAAGGGTTGGAGGCAGCTGGCACAAGAGGCTGAGGCCTGGCTGAATTACCCATGCTTTAAGAATTGGGATGGGTCCCCAGTGAGCTCCTGGATTCTGCTGGTGAGACCTCCTGCTTCCTCCCTGCCATTCATCCCTGCCCCTCTCCATGAAGCTTGA
- the OAS1 gene encoding 2'-5'-oligoadenylate synthase 1 isoform 13 (isoform 13 is encoded by transcript variant 13) produces the protein MMDLRNTPAKSLDKFIEDYLLPDTCFRMQINHAIDIICGFLKERCFRGSSYPVCVSKVVKCKKKLGKLPPQYALELLTVYAWERGSMKTHFNTAQGFRTVLELVINYQQLCIYWTKYYDFKNPIIEKYLRRQLTKPRPVILDPADPTGNLGGGDPKGWRQLAQEAEAWLNYPCFKNWDGSPVSSWILLMRQRLREVRSLAQGHQLTSGGNGIQAQWTLKPVLMSLC, from the exons ATGATGGATCTCAGAAATACCCCAGCCAAATCTCTGGACAAGTTCATTGAAGACTATCTCTTGCCAGACACGTGTTTCCGCATGCAAATCAACCATGCCATTGACATCATCTGTGGGTTCCTGAAGGAAAGGTGCTTCCGAGGTAGCTCCTaccctgtgtgtgtgtccaaGGTGGTAAAG TGTAAGAAGAAGCTTGGGAAGCTGCCACCTCAGTATGCCCTGGAGCTCCTGACGGTCTATGCTTGGGAGCGAGGGAGCATGAAAACACATTTCAACACAGCCCAGGGATTTCGGACGGTCTTGGAATTAGTCATAAACTACCAGCAACTCTGCATCTACTGGACAAAGTATTATGACTTTAAAAACCCCATTATTGAAAAGTACCTGAGAAGGCAGCTCACGAAACCCAG GCCTGTGATCCTGGACCCGGCGGACCCTACAGGAAACTTGGGTGGTGGAGACCCAAAGGGTTGGAGGCAGCTGGCACAAGAGGCTGAGGCCTGGCTGAATTACCCATGCTTTAAGAATTGGGATGGGTCCCCAGTGAGCTCCTGGATTCTGCTG atgagacaaaggctcagagaggtgaggtcACTTGCTCAAGGACATCAGCTAACAAGTGGTGGAAATGGAATTCAAGCTCAGTGGACTCTAAAGCCAGTGCTCATGTCACTGTGCTAA
- the OAS1 gene encoding 2'-5'-oligoadenylate synthase 1 isoform 5 (isoform 5 is encoded by transcript variant 5), with product MMDLRNTPAKSLDKFIEDYLLPDTCFRMQINHAIDIICGFLKERCFRGSSYPVCVSKVVKGGSSGKGTTLRGRSDADLVVFLSPLTTFQDQLNRRGEFIQEIRRQLEACQRERAFSVKFEVQAPRWGNPRALSFVLSSLQLGEGVEFDVLPAFDALAHRGVHRPAERGRVLHLLHRTTERLPEAAPHQAQEPHPPSQALVPKCMALPPGLCKKKLGKLPPQYALELLTVYAWERGSMKTHFNTAQGFRTVLELVINYQQLCIYWTKYYDFKNPIIEKYLRRQLTKPRPVILDPADPTGNLGGGDPKGWRQLAQEAEAWLNYPCFKNWDGSPVSSWILLTQHTPGSIHPTGRRGLDLHHPLNASASWGKGLQCYLDQFLHFQVGLLIQRGQSSSVSWCIIQDRTQVS from the exons ATGATGGATCTCAGAAATACCCCAGCCAAATCTCTGGACAAGTTCATTGAAGACTATCTCTTGCCAGACACGTGTTTCCGCATGCAAATCAACCATGCCATTGACATCATCTGTGGGTTCCTGAAGGAAAGGTGCTTCCGAGGTAGCTCCTaccctgtgtgtgtgtccaaGGTGGTAAAG GGTGGCTCCTCAGGCAAGGGCACCACCCTCAGAGGCCGATCTGACGCTGACCTGGTTGTCTTCCTCAGTCCTCTCACCACTTTTCAGGATCAGTTAAATCGCCGGGGAGAGTTCATCCAGGAAATTAGGAGACAGCTGGAAGCCTGTCAAAGAGAGAGAGCATTTTCCGTGAAGTTTGAGGTCCAGGCTCCACGCTGGGGCAACCCCCGTGCGCTCAGCTTCGTACTGAGTTCGCTCCAGCTCGGGGAGGGGGTGGAGTTCGATGTGCTGCCTGCCTTTGATGCCCTGG CTCATCGAGGAGTGCACCGACCTGCAGAAAGAGGGCGAGTTCTCCACCTGCTTCACAGAACTACAGAGAGACTTCCTGAAGCAGCGCCCCACCAAGCTCAAGAGCCTCATCCGCCTAGTCAAGCACTGGTACCAAAATGTATGGCCCTCCCACCAGGCCTG TGTAAGAAGAAGCTTGGGAAGCTGCCACCTCAGTATGCCCTGGAGCTCCTGACGGTCTATGCTTGGGAGCGAGGGAGCATGAAAACACATTTCAACACAGCCCAGGGATTTCGGACGGTCTTGGAATTAGTCATAAACTACCAGCAACTCTGCATCTACTGGACAAAGTATTATGACTTTAAAAACCCCATTATTGAAAAGTACCTGAGAAGGCAGCTCACGAAACCCAG GCCTGTGATCCTGGACCCGGCGGACCCTACAGGAAACTTGGGTGGTGGAGACCCAAAGGGTTGGAGGCAGCTGGCACAAGAGGCTGAGGCCTGGCTGAATTACCCATGCTTTAAGAATTGGGATGGGTCCCCAGTGAGCTCCTGGATTCTGCTG ACCCAGCACACTCCAGGCAGCATCCACCCCACAGGCAGAAGAGGACTGGACCTGCACCATCCTCTGAATGCCAGTGCATCTTGGGGGAAAGGGCTCCAGTGTTATCTGGACCAGTTCCTTCATTTTCAGGTGGGACTCTTGATCCAGAGAGGACAAAGCTCCTCAGTGAGCTGGTGTATAATCCAGGacagaacccaggtctcctga
- the OAS1 gene encoding 2'-5'-oligoadenylate synthase 1 isoform 9 (isoform 9 is encoded by transcript variant 9) has translation MMDLRNTPAKSLDKFIEDYLLPDTCFRMQINHAIDIICGFLKERCFRGSSYPVCVSKVVKGGSSGKGTTLRGRSDADLVVFLSPLTTFQDQLNRRGEFIQEIRRQLEACQRERAFSVKFEVQAPRWGNPRALSFVLSSLQLGEGVEFDVLPAFDALAHRGVHRPAERGRVLHLLHRTTERLPEAAPHQAQEPHPPSQALVPKCMALPPGLCKKKLGKLPPQYALELLTVYAWERGSMKTHFNTAQGFRTVLELVINYQQLCIYWTKYYDFKNPIIEKYLRRQLTKPRPVILDPADPTGNLGGGDPKGWRQLAQEAEAWLNYPCFKNWDGSPVSSWILLVRPPASSLPFIPAPLHEA, from the exons ATGATGGATCTCAGAAATACCCCAGCCAAATCTCTGGACAAGTTCATTGAAGACTATCTCTTGCCAGACACGTGTTTCCGCATGCAAATCAACCATGCCATTGACATCATCTGTGGGTTCCTGAAGGAAAGGTGCTTCCGAGGTAGCTCCTaccctgtgtgtgtgtccaaGGTGGTAAAG GGTGGCTCCTCAGGCAAGGGCACCACCCTCAGAGGCCGATCTGACGCTGACCTGGTTGTCTTCCTCAGTCCTCTCACCACTTTTCAGGATCAGTTAAATCGCCGGGGAGAGTTCATCCAGGAAATTAGGAGACAGCTGGAAGCCTGTCAAAGAGAGAGAGCATTTTCCGTGAAGTTTGAGGTCCAGGCTCCACGCTGGGGCAACCCCCGTGCGCTCAGCTTCGTACTGAGTTCGCTCCAGCTCGGGGAGGGGGTGGAGTTCGATGTGCTGCCTGCCTTTGATGCCCTGG CTCATCGAGGAGTGCACCGACCTGCAGAAAGAGGGCGAGTTCTCCACCTGCTTCACAGAACTACAGAGAGACTTCCTGAAGCAGCGCCCCACCAAGCTCAAGAGCCTCATCCGCCTAGTCAAGCACTGGTACCAAAATGTATGGCCCTCCCACCAGGCCTG TGTAAGAAGAAGCTTGGGAAGCTGCCACCTCAGTATGCCCTGGAGCTCCTGACGGTCTATGCTTGGGAGCGAGGGAGCATGAAAACACATTTCAACACAGCCCAGGGATTTCGGACGGTCTTGGAATTAGTCATAAACTACCAGCAACTCTGCATCTACTGGACAAAGTATTATGACTTTAAAAACCCCATTATTGAAAAGTACCTGAGAAGGCAGCTCACGAAACCCAG GCCTGTGATCCTGGACCCGGCGGACCCTACAGGAAACTTGGGTGGTGGAGACCCAAAGGGTTGGAGGCAGCTGGCACAAGAGGCTGAGGCCTGGCTGAATTACCCATGCTTTAAGAATTGGGATGGGTCCCCAGTGAGCTCCTGGATTCTGCTGGTGAGACCTCCTGCTTCCTCCCTGCCATTCATCCCTGCCCCTCTCCATGAAGCTTGA
- the OAS1 gene encoding 2'-5'-oligoadenylate synthase 1 isoform 1 (isoform 1 is encoded by transcript variant 1), whose protein sequence is MMDLRNTPAKSLDKFIEDYLLPDTCFRMQINHAIDIICGFLKERCFRGSSYPVCVSKVVKGGSSGKGTTLRGRSDADLVVFLSPLTTFQDQLNRRGEFIQEIRRQLEACQRERAFSVKFEVQAPRWGNPRALSFVLSSLQLGEGVEFDVLPAFDALGQLTGGYKPNPQIYVKLIEECTDLQKEGEFSTCFTELQRDFLKQRPTKLKSLIRLVKHWYQNCKKKLGKLPPQYALELLTVYAWERGSMKTHFNTAQGFRTVLELVINYQQLCIYWTKYYDFKNPIIEKYLRRQLTKPRPVILDPADPTGNLGGGDPKGWRQLAQEAEAWLNYPCFKNWDGSPVSSWILLAESNSADDETDDPRRYQKYGYIGTHEYPHFSHRPSTLQAASTPQAEEDWTCTIL, encoded by the exons ATGATGGATCTCAGAAATACCCCAGCCAAATCTCTGGACAAGTTCATTGAAGACTATCTCTTGCCAGACACGTGTTTCCGCATGCAAATCAACCATGCCATTGACATCATCTGTGGGTTCCTGAAGGAAAGGTGCTTCCGAGGTAGCTCCTaccctgtgtgtgtgtccaaGGTGGTAAAG GGTGGCTCCTCAGGCAAGGGCACCACCCTCAGAGGCCGATCTGACGCTGACCTGGTTGTCTTCCTCAGTCCTCTCACCACTTTTCAGGATCAGTTAAATCGCCGGGGAGAGTTCATCCAGGAAATTAGGAGACAGCTGGAAGCCTGTCAAAGAGAGAGAGCATTTTCCGTGAAGTTTGAGGTCCAGGCTCCACGCTGGGGCAACCCCCGTGCGCTCAGCTTCGTACTGAGTTCGCTCCAGCTCGGGGAGGGGGTGGAGTTCGATGTGCTGCCTGCCTTTGATGCCCTGG GTCAGTTGACTGGCGGCTATAAACCTAACCCCCAAATCTATGTCAAGCTCATCGAGGAGTGCACCGACCTGCAGAAAGAGGGCGAGTTCTCCACCTGCTTCACAGAACTACAGAGAGACTTCCTGAAGCAGCGCCCCACCAAGCTCAAGAGCCTCATCCGCCTAGTCAAGCACTGGTACCAAAAT TGTAAGAAGAAGCTTGGGAAGCTGCCACCTCAGTATGCCCTGGAGCTCCTGACGGTCTATGCTTGGGAGCGAGGGAGCATGAAAACACATTTCAACACAGCCCAGGGATTTCGGACGGTCTTGGAATTAGTCATAAACTACCAGCAACTCTGCATCTACTGGACAAAGTATTATGACTTTAAAAACCCCATTATTGAAAAGTACCTGAGAAGGCAGCTCACGAAACCCAG GCCTGTGATCCTGGACCCGGCGGACCCTACAGGAAACTTGGGTGGTGGAGACCCAAAGGGTTGGAGGCAGCTGGCACAAGAGGCTGAGGCCTGGCTGAATTACCCATGCTTTAAGAATTGGGATGGGTCCCCAGTGAGCTCCTGGATTCTGCTG GCTGAAAGCAACAGTGCAGACGATGAGACCGACGATCCCAGGAGGTATCAGAAATATGGTTACATTGGAACACATGAGTACCCTCATTTCTCTCATAGACCCAGCACACTCCAGGCAGCATCCACCCCACAGGCAGAAGAGGACTGGACCTGCACCATCCTCTGA
- the OAS1 gene encoding 2'-5'-oligoadenylate synthase 1 isoform 14 (isoform 14 is encoded by transcript variant 14) encodes MMDLRNTPAKSLDKFIEDYLLPDTCFRMQINHAIDIICGFLKERCFRGSSYPVCVSKVVKCKKKLGKLPPQYALELLTVYAWERGSMKTHFNTAQGFRTVLELVINYQQLCIYWTKYYDFKNPIIEKYLRRQLTKPRPVILDPADPTGNLGGGDPKGWRQLAQEAEAWLNYPCFKNWDGSPVSSWILLVRPPASSLPFIPAPLHEA; translated from the exons ATGATGGATCTCAGAAATACCCCAGCCAAATCTCTGGACAAGTTCATTGAAGACTATCTCTTGCCAGACACGTGTTTCCGCATGCAAATCAACCATGCCATTGACATCATCTGTGGGTTCCTGAAGGAAAGGTGCTTCCGAGGTAGCTCCTaccctgtgtgtgtgtccaaGGTGGTAAAG TGTAAGAAGAAGCTTGGGAAGCTGCCACCTCAGTATGCCCTGGAGCTCCTGACGGTCTATGCTTGGGAGCGAGGGAGCATGAAAACACATTTCAACACAGCCCAGGGATTTCGGACGGTCTTGGAATTAGTCATAAACTACCAGCAACTCTGCATCTACTGGACAAAGTATTATGACTTTAAAAACCCCATTATTGAAAAGTACCTGAGAAGGCAGCTCACGAAACCCAG GCCTGTGATCCTGGACCCGGCGGACCCTACAGGAAACTTGGGTGGTGGAGACCCAAAGGGTTGGAGGCAGCTGGCACAAGAGGCTGAGGCCTGGCTGAATTACCCATGCTTTAAGAATTGGGATGGGTCCCCAGTGAGCTCCTGGATTCTGCTGGTGAGACCTCCTGCTTCCTCCCTGCCATTCATCCCTGCCCCTCTCCATGAAGCTTGA
- the OAS1 gene encoding 2'-5'-oligoadenylate synthase 1 isoform 6 (isoform 6 is encoded by transcript variant 6) — translation MMDLRNTPAKSLDKFIEDYLLPDTCFRMQINHAIDIICGFLKERCFRGSSYPVCVSKVVKGGSSGKGTTLRGRSDADLVVFLSPLTTFQDQLNRRGEFIQEIRRQLEACQRERAFSVKFEVQAPRWGNPRALSFVLSSLQLGEGVEFDVLPAFDALAHRGVHRPAERGRVLHLLHRTTERLPEAAPHQAQEPHPPSQALVPKCMALPPGLCKKKLGKLPPQYALELLTVYAWERGSMKTHFNTAQGFRTVLELVINYQQLCIYWTKYYDFKNPIIEKYLRRQLTKPRPVILDPADPTGNLGGGDPKGWRQLAQEAEAWLNYPCFKNWDGSPVSSWILLAESNSADDETDDPRRYQKYGYIGTHEYPHFSHRPSTLQAASTPQAEEDWTCTIL, via the exons ATGATGGATCTCAGAAATACCCCAGCCAAATCTCTGGACAAGTTCATTGAAGACTATCTCTTGCCAGACACGTGTTTCCGCATGCAAATCAACCATGCCATTGACATCATCTGTGGGTTCCTGAAGGAAAGGTGCTTCCGAGGTAGCTCCTaccctgtgtgtgtgtccaaGGTGGTAAAG GGTGGCTCCTCAGGCAAGGGCACCACCCTCAGAGGCCGATCTGACGCTGACCTGGTTGTCTTCCTCAGTCCTCTCACCACTTTTCAGGATCAGTTAAATCGCCGGGGAGAGTTCATCCAGGAAATTAGGAGACAGCTGGAAGCCTGTCAAAGAGAGAGAGCATTTTCCGTGAAGTTTGAGGTCCAGGCTCCACGCTGGGGCAACCCCCGTGCGCTCAGCTTCGTACTGAGTTCGCTCCAGCTCGGGGAGGGGGTGGAGTTCGATGTGCTGCCTGCCTTTGATGCCCTGG CTCATCGAGGAGTGCACCGACCTGCAGAAAGAGGGCGAGTTCTCCACCTGCTTCACAGAACTACAGAGAGACTTCCTGAAGCAGCGCCCCACCAAGCTCAAGAGCCTCATCCGCCTAGTCAAGCACTGGTACCAAAATGTATGGCCCTCCCACCAGGCCTG TGTAAGAAGAAGCTTGGGAAGCTGCCACCTCAGTATGCCCTGGAGCTCCTGACGGTCTATGCTTGGGAGCGAGGGAGCATGAAAACACATTTCAACACAGCCCAGGGATTTCGGACGGTCTTGGAATTAGTCATAAACTACCAGCAACTCTGCATCTACTGGACAAAGTATTATGACTTTAAAAACCCCATTATTGAAAAGTACCTGAGAAGGCAGCTCACGAAACCCAG GCCTGTGATCCTGGACCCGGCGGACCCTACAGGAAACTTGGGTGGTGGAGACCCAAAGGGTTGGAGGCAGCTGGCACAAGAGGCTGAGGCCTGGCTGAATTACCCATGCTTTAAGAATTGGGATGGGTCCCCAGTGAGCTCCTGGATTCTGCTG GCTGAAAGCAACAGTGCAGACGATGAGACCGACGATCCCAGGAGGTATCAGAAATATGGTTACATTGGAACACATGAGTACCCTCATTTCTCTCATAGACCCAGCACACTCCAGGCAGCATCCACCCCACAGGCAGAAGAGGACTGGACCTGCACCATCCTCTGA
- the OAS1 gene encoding 2'-5'-oligoadenylate synthase 1 isoform 12 (isoform 12 is encoded by transcript variant 12): MMDLRNTPAKSLDKFIEDYLLPDTCFRMQINHAIDIICGFLKERCFRGSSYPVCVSKVVKCKKKLGKLPPQYALELLTVYAWERGSMKTHFNTAQGFRTVLELVINYQQLCIYWTKYYDFKNPIIEKYLRRQLTKPRPVILDPADPTGNLGGGDPKGWRQLAQEAEAWLNYPCFKNWDGSPVSSWILLAESNSADDETDDPRRYQKYGYIGTHEYPHFSHRPSTLQAASTPQAEEDWTCTIL; the protein is encoded by the exons ATGATGGATCTCAGAAATACCCCAGCCAAATCTCTGGACAAGTTCATTGAAGACTATCTCTTGCCAGACACGTGTTTCCGCATGCAAATCAACCATGCCATTGACATCATCTGTGGGTTCCTGAAGGAAAGGTGCTTCCGAGGTAGCTCCTaccctgtgtgtgtgtccaaGGTGGTAAAG TGTAAGAAGAAGCTTGGGAAGCTGCCACCTCAGTATGCCCTGGAGCTCCTGACGGTCTATGCTTGGGAGCGAGGGAGCATGAAAACACATTTCAACACAGCCCAGGGATTTCGGACGGTCTTGGAATTAGTCATAAACTACCAGCAACTCTGCATCTACTGGACAAAGTATTATGACTTTAAAAACCCCATTATTGAAAAGTACCTGAGAAGGCAGCTCACGAAACCCAG GCCTGTGATCCTGGACCCGGCGGACCCTACAGGAAACTTGGGTGGTGGAGACCCAAAGGGTTGGAGGCAGCTGGCACAAGAGGCTGAGGCCTGGCTGAATTACCCATGCTTTAAGAATTGGGATGGGTCCCCAGTGAGCTCCTGGATTCTGCTG GCTGAAAGCAACAGTGCAGACGATGAGACCGACGATCCCAGGAGGTATCAGAAATATGGTTACATTGGAACACATGAGTACCCTCATTTCTCTCATAGACCCAGCACACTCCAGGCAGCATCCACCCCACAGGCAGAAGAGGACTGGACCTGCACCATCCTCTGA